A portion of the Clostridium gelidum genome contains these proteins:
- a CDS encoding YqaJ viral recombinase family nuclease: MGERNILKEFKNGIDGLDIAAIMSSDKNRSATDVYLEKINLTDEIIKYGGILERTSEANYWDLTFDETIAKEYSLRSNKKVRKGNKQLIDDEYEFMVANINRKVVGENSILICKCENIFLSMNWNGEELPAGYVLEAQHCMRVSKAEKCYIASLLGGKKFVYKEILRDDNVINMIIQIEKDFWFTNILNRVPPKSYERK, from the coding sequence GTGGGGGAAAGGAATATTTTAAAAGAATTTAAAAATGGGATTGATGGTTTAGATATCGCTGCAATTATGAGCAGTGATAAAAATAGAAGTGCAACTGATGTGTACTTAGAGAAAATAAATTTAACGGATGAAATTATAAAATATGGCGGGATTTTAGAAAGAACAAGTGAAGCTAATTATTGGGATTTAACTTTTGATGAAACCATTGCAAAGGAATATTCTCTTAGAAGTAATAAGAAGGTTAGAAAAGGGAATAAGCAATTAATAGATGATGAATATGAGTTTATGGTAGCAAATATTAATAGAAAGGTGGTTGGAGAAAATTCCATTTTAATTTGTAAATGTGAAAATATATTTTTATCTATGAATTGGAATGGAGAAGAGCTTCCAGCAGGTTATGTCCTTGAAGCGCAACATTGCATGAGAGTTTCTAAAGCTGAAAAATGTTATATAGCATCATTACTTGGGGGCAAAAAATTTGTATATAAAGAAATTTTAAGAGATGATAATGTAATTAATATGATTATTCAAATAGAAAAAGACTTTTGGTTTACTAATATTTTGAATAGAGTTCCACCTAAATCATATGAAAGAAAATAA